A single window of Sphingobacterium sp. ML3W DNA harbors:
- a CDS encoding SusC/RagA family TonB-linked outer membrane protein codes for MNKSKLFHVLAFSMVFGFGGLDQSIAGIQVEYQSNQVKITGVVRDGNGPISGASISVKGTAIATFTDTSGRFNLATIPMGSKIVVSYMGYASKEIVWKGETTLNVQLESTANDLDEVVVVAYGTAKKSTFTGSASVVKSDQLEKISGSGFAEALQGMSPGVNVVNNEGNPGGETRIQIRGISSMSGTSNPLYVVDGMPYDGQLNSISPSDIESVTVLKDAAASSLYGSRAANGVVVITTKKGKTAKPVLNFRSAWGTSDNAVKNPTKASPQEQLLNTWEAMYNDQFYKYNLTSEKAGDWASDNVLSKLLKKVNNSKGESIYVSPFQHIDEDYVMHDGKGNPYINPNLKMIWDEADYDVYKAVFSRKLRQDYGLDVSGTAGDGKTNYFLSSSYLDDKGYASSQYFKRYGFRANVTTQVNKWLQVGGNLSYSGSRQNVSGAARALVFTTSMYSPYLRNNDNTDWVYSEKTGKRMYDYGNYVNNFFGANVMQNNGDYWNNANDEDFNNVMNSMIASRFFAQVTLPYNFTFKTSLSIDDNSSKNFTYGSAVHGAGQLAPYGVTVMTNGGTASRSNNNTKSVTFNNILSWNKDFGSHNLAALAGQESYTNNSLYDYGYGEGIMQLGQYELSSTTKNWSVNSNKDRYALLSYFGKLDYNYDSKYFLSGSFRRDGSSRFHPDNRWGNFFSAGLSWQIAKEDFLKDVSWLDNLSFRSSYGTTGNDKLSRRGDNGVAGGDIYYAYQGVYESSDLYGQAGLYPSAFPTPSLIWEKNKQFNAAFDFGILKNIYGTIEYYSRTASDLLYYKEFPLSAQVGSANGLNTNLGDLKNSGFEFSLGADAIRKENFKWKIDANLSTLKNEITYLPSGEFTYNNRGAGYKLAEGYSLYEFYMVKNAGVDPETGNMRYWVRDGENWKMTEKYDAEVTSDDYQNIGSALPKVYGSLTNAFQFKGIDLSFMLYYSLGSKMFDYAYVERTAVRGGVGVIQDLVADHWRQPGDQALLPKYSNDDYASTRKNSDFYVFDNDYIRLRNVSLGYSLPTNTLSKIGLSKVRFYVSGDNLLTFGAAKKRYSDPETALSGNNYNGSADKDNGIQGARRVYMAGLQVSF; via the coding sequence ATGAATAAATCTAAACTATTTCATGTTTTAGCCTTTTCAATGGTATTTGGTTTTGGTGGCCTCGATCAATCGATCGCGGGTATACAGGTCGAATACCAAAGCAACCAAGTTAAAATAACCGGGGTTGTGCGTGATGGGAATGGGCCGATTTCTGGAGCTTCTATTTCTGTCAAAGGAACGGCTATAGCGACTTTTACAGATACTTCGGGTCGCTTTAATTTGGCGACGATTCCGATGGGATCAAAAATCGTGGTTAGCTATATGGGCTATGCATCGAAAGAAATTGTATGGAAAGGGGAGACTACGCTCAATGTGCAACTTGAATCGACAGCTAATGATCTGGATGAGGTGGTAGTCGTGGCTTATGGTACGGCTAAAAAGTCTACATTCACTGGTTCTGCTTCGGTGGTCAAATCGGATCAATTGGAAAAAATATCCGGTTCGGGTTTTGCAGAGGCACTACAGGGGATGAGTCCTGGTGTCAATGTGGTCAACAATGAAGGTAATCCAGGTGGTGAAACGCGTATTCAGATACGCGGGATCAGTTCCATGTCTGGGACTTCTAATCCACTATATGTGGTGGATGGGATGCCTTATGATGGTCAGCTCAACTCGATATCTCCTTCAGATATTGAATCGGTTACGGTCTTGAAGGATGCGGCTGCTTCTTCGCTCTACGGTTCTCGTGCAGCAAATGGGGTGGTGGTGATCACGACTAAAAAAGGAAAAACGGCTAAACCGGTGCTGAATTTTAGATCGGCTTGGGGTACTTCGGACAATGCGGTCAAAAATCCAACAAAAGCTTCTCCTCAAGAGCAATTGCTCAACACTTGGGAAGCGATGTACAATGATCAATTCTATAAATATAACTTGACTTCGGAGAAGGCTGGCGATTGGGCTTCGGACAATGTGCTCAGCAAGCTGTTGAAAAAGGTGAACAATTCCAAAGGTGAGTCAATATATGTATCGCCCTTCCAGCACATCGATGAAGATTATGTCATGCATGATGGTAAAGGCAATCCTTATATCAACCCGAACTTGAAAATGATCTGGGATGAGGCTGATTATGATGTGTACAAAGCCGTGTTTTCAAGAAAATTGAGACAGGATTATGGTCTGGATGTTTCAGGTACTGCAGGTGATGGAAAGACCAATTATTTCTTATCTTCTTCGTATTTGGATGATAAGGGGTATGCGTCTAGCCAATATTTTAAACGCTATGGTTTCCGTGCCAACGTAACCACACAGGTCAATAAATGGTTGCAGGTAGGGGGTAACCTTTCTTATAGCGGTAGCAGACAGAATGTTTCTGGTGCAGCACGTGCTTTGGTGTTTACCACATCGATGTATTCGCCTTATCTGCGCAATAACGACAATACGGATTGGGTGTACTCGGAAAAAACAGGTAAACGCATGTACGATTATGGAAATTATGTCAATAATTTCTTTGGTGCCAATGTCATGCAGAATAATGGTGACTACTGGAACAATGCGAATGATGAGGACTTCAATAATGTGATGAACAGTATGATAGCGTCCCGGTTTTTTGCACAGGTTACTTTACCGTACAATTTTACCTTTAAAACGAGCTTAAGTATCGACGATAATAGTTCGAAAAATTTCACCTATGGATCTGCAGTCCATGGAGCAGGGCAGCTGGCGCCATATGGGGTTACCGTGATGACGAATGGCGGGACTGCTTCGCGCTCGAATAACAATACCAAATCCGTTACATTCAACAATATATTGAGCTGGAACAAGGATTTTGGTAGTCATAATTTAGCTGCATTGGCTGGACAGGAGTCCTATACCAATAACAGCTTGTACGACTATGGATATGGAGAGGGGATCATGCAGCTGGGGCAGTATGAATTGTCTTCGACGACTAAAAATTGGTCGGTAAATTCCAACAAGGATCGCTATGCACTTTTATCTTACTTTGGTAAGTTGGATTATAACTACGATAGTAAATACTTTCTGTCCGGTTCATTCCGTCGGGATGGTTCTTCTCGCTTTCATCCGGACAACCGCTGGGGTAACTTCTTTTCGGCAGGCCTTTCTTGGCAGATTGCTAAGGAGGATTTCCTAAAGGATGTGAGCTGGTTGGATAATCTATCCTTTCGCTCTAGCTACGGTACCACGGGTAACGATAAATTGAGTCGCCGTGGTGATAATGGTGTGGCTGGTGGTGATATCTACTATGCTTACCAAGGGGTGTATGAATCAAGTGACTTGTATGGTCAAGCGGGGTTGTATCCTTCGGCTTTCCCGACTCCGTCGTTGATATGGGAAAAGAACAAACAGTTCAATGCCGCATTTGATTTTGGTATCCTGAAAAATATCTACGGTACGATCGAGTATTATTCGAGAACGGCATCTGATCTTTTGTATTATAAAGAGTTTCCATTGTCGGCACAGGTGGGTAGTGCTAATGGGTTGAATACCAATTTGGGCGATTTGAAAAATTCAGGTTTTGAATTCTCATTGGGTGCTGATGCCATTCGTAAGGAAAACTTTAAATGGAAGATCGATGCGAACTTATCTACGTTGAAAAACGAGATCACATACTTACCTAGTGGCGAGTTTACCTACAACAATCGGGGGGCAGGCTACAAACTTGCTGAAGGATACTCGTTGTACGAATTCTATATGGTTAAAAATGCAGGTGTAGATCCTGAAACGGGTAATATGCGCTATTGGGTACGTGATGGTGAAAACTGGAAAATGACAGAAAAATATGATGCAGAGGTAACCTCTGATGATTATCAGAACATCGGCTCGGCGCTACCGAAAGTGTATGGTTCATTGACCAATGCATTCCAGTTTAAAGGAATAGACCTGTCGTTTATGTTGTATTATTCGCTGGGATCCAAGATGTTTGACTATGCGTATGTCGAGCGTACTGCTGTACGTGGTGGTGTAGGTGTGATCCAAGATCTAGTGGCAGATCATTGGCGCCAACCTGGAGATCAGGCTTTATTGCCTAAGTATTCGAATGATGATTATGCGAGTACGCGTAAAAATTCTGATTTCTATGTGTTTGATAACGATTATATCCGTCTGC